The proteins below are encoded in one region of Shewanella algae:
- a CDS encoding glucosaminidase domain-containing protein, whose protein sequence is MKTGKLGSFTLALALVILSVLALRVYLIPSLKTAEQTSAPLIKNQLGVSLIPDFSSISVVSDKKQAFFDFLRPAVQKQNRIIAEERKFLEQVQKHLQNQHQLNDAEQYRIQRLAEKYQYAMRAIDSDSINKLLRRVDVIPESMVLIQAANETGWGSSRFAREGLNFFGQWCFKKGCGLVPQSRTEGMSHEVAVFKSVDDSVASYMRNLNSNAAYSLFRSIRADLRSQQEPLTAEKLVYGLVNYSERQEAYIDELLDMLRHNEEYLVDNHVEKTAV, encoded by the coding sequence TTGAAAACCGGAAAACTTGGCTCATTTACCCTGGCACTGGCTTTGGTGATCCTGTCGGTATTGGCACTGAGAGTGTATTTGATACCCAGCTTGAAAACCGCCGAGCAGACTTCAGCGCCACTGATAAAGAACCAATTGGGCGTCAGCTTGATCCCCGATTTCAGCAGTATCAGTGTTGTCAGCGACAAGAAACAGGCGTTTTTTGACTTCCTGCGTCCGGCTGTGCAAAAACAAAACCGGATTATCGCCGAGGAACGTAAATTCCTCGAACAGGTGCAAAAACATCTGCAAAACCAGCATCAGCTCAATGATGCCGAGCAGTATCGTATTCAACGCTTGGCGGAAAAGTATCAATATGCCATGCGCGCTATTGATAGCGACAGCATCAATAAATTGTTGCGTCGGGTCGATGTGATCCCCGAATCTATGGTACTTATCCAGGCGGCCAATGAGACCGGCTGGGGCAGCTCACGCTTTGCCCGCGAAGGACTCAATTTCTTTGGCCAATGGTGTTTCAAGAAAGGCTGCGGCTTGGTGCCGCAGTCACGCACCGAGGGTATGTCCCATGAGGTTGCGGTATTTAAATCGGTCGATGATTCCGTGGCTTCCTATATGCGCAATCTTAATTCCAATGCAGCCTATTCTCTGTTTCGCTCCATTCGCGCCGATCTCCGTAGCCAGCAAGAACCGCTGACCGCTGAAAAGCTGGTCTATGGTTTGGTCAACTACTCGGAGCGCCAGGAAGCCTATATAGACGAATTGCTCGATATGCTGCGTCACAACGAAGAATATTTGGTGGATAACCATGTCGAAAAAACTGCTGTTTAG
- the yvcK gene encoding uridine diphosphate-N-acetylglucosamine-binding protein YvcK, with translation MQAQLFSQYRQVVAIGGGHGLGRVLSALAFLGNHLTGIVATTDNGGSTGRLRNSNDCIAWGDLRNCLSQLAHKPSVGSLLFEYRFDGQDELSGHNLGNLILTALDQLCVRPLEAINLIRGLLKIETRLYPMSEQPTHLLALDVSGSKVFGELEVDSMAERPVAMNLEPMVRATEEAVAALTAAELIILSPGSFLTSLMPPLLLPELATAIKNSAAKVVFIDNLKPEASVAGELSLNAKLDWCQQLIGTGRIDAVLCHGQPAQEGLIYRSPLADPIQSGCHDRDALVSALVQALQPKKLIA, from the coding sequence ATGCAAGCGCAGTTGTTCAGTCAATATCGGCAAGTTGTTGCCATTGGCGGTGGCCATGGTTTGGGAAGAGTCCTGTCGGCCTTGGCGTTTCTGGGTAACCACCTCACCGGCATAGTAGCAACAACAGACAATGGCGGCAGCACTGGCAGGTTAAGAAACAGCAATGACTGTATCGCCTGGGGCGATCTACGTAACTGTCTCAGCCAACTGGCCCATAAACCTTCTGTTGGCTCCTTGTTGTTCGAATACAGATTTGATGGCCAGGACGAGCTCAGCGGCCATAACCTGGGCAATCTTATCCTGACTGCGTTGGATCAGCTCTGCGTCCGGCCGCTTGAGGCTATCAATCTTATCCGTGGCCTACTCAAAATCGAGACCCGTCTGTATCCCATGTCGGAACAACCCACACATCTTCTGGCACTCGATGTCTCCGGCAGTAAGGTGTTTGGTGAACTGGAAGTCGACAGCATGGCAGAGCGGCCCGTGGCAATGAATCTTGAACCTATGGTTCGGGCTACAGAGGAAGCGGTGGCGGCGTTGACGGCTGCCGAACTGATAATTTTAAGCCCGGGAAGCTTTCTCACCAGCTTGATGCCGCCTTTGCTGTTGCCCGAGTTGGCCACCGCCATTAAAAACAGCGCCGCTAAAGTGGTATTTATCGATAATCTGAAGCCCGAGGCTTCAGTGGCAGGGGAACTCAGTCTCAATGCCAAACTGGATTGGTGCCAGCAACTCATAGGCACAGGGCGTATTGATGCTGTGCTGTGTCATGGTCAGCCTGCGCAGGAAGGATTGATTTATCGCTCGCCGCTTGCCGACCCAATCCAGAGTGGTTGTCACGACAGAGACGCCTTGGTCAGCGCCCTGGTGCAAGCTCTGCAGCCGAAGAAACTCATTGCCTGA
- the ttcA gene encoding tRNA 2-thiocytidine(32) synthetase TtcA produces the protein MSEVMQELDKKQITRLNKLQKRLRREVGSAIADYNMIEEGDRVMCCLSGGKDSYAMLDILLNLQQRAPVQFEIVAVNLDQKQPGFPEEVLPAYLDSLGVAYHILEKDTYSIVKDKIPEGKTTCSLCSRLRRGTLYGFAQRIGATKIALGHHRDDIIETLFLNMFYGGKMKAMPPKLLSDDGANMVIRPLAYCREKDIAEYAKLKAFPIIPCNLCGSQENLKRAEVKNMLKLWDKQFPGRIETIFTAMQNTAPSQGVDRTVFDFLALERNPDAPASGEVAEADLPAFDFMDVSNSGHIDLDSAAKHADQSQRIEVVGIYQP, from the coding sequence ATGTCTGAAGTTATGCAAGAGCTGGATAAGAAACAAATCACTCGTCTCAACAAACTGCAAAAGCGTTTACGCCGCGAAGTCGGCAGTGCCATTGCTGATTACAACATGATTGAAGAAGGCGATCGCGTGATGTGCTGCCTCTCCGGCGGCAAAGACAGCTATGCCATGCTGGACATTTTGTTGAACCTGCAGCAGCGTGCACCTGTGCAGTTTGAAATTGTCGCCGTCAATCTGGATCAGAAACAGCCCGGCTTCCCGGAAGAAGTGCTGCCGGCCTATCTGGATAGTTTAGGCGTGGCCTACCATATTCTAGAAAAAGACACTTATTCGATAGTCAAAGATAAGATCCCCGAAGGCAAGACCACCTGCTCGCTTTGTTCCAGGCTGCGCCGCGGTACCCTTTATGGGTTTGCCCAGCGAATAGGAGCCACCAAGATAGCGCTGGGCCATCACAGAGACGACATCATAGAAACCCTGTTCCTCAACATGTTCTATGGTGGCAAGATGAAGGCCATGCCACCCAAGTTGCTATCGGATGATGGTGCCAATATGGTGATCCGTCCCCTCGCCTATTGCCGAGAAAAAGACATTGCCGAATACGCCAAACTGAAAGCCTTCCCTATCATTCCTTGTAACCTTTGCGGCTCCCAGGAAAACCTCAAGCGCGCCGAAGTCAAAAATATGCTCAAACTGTGGGACAAACAGTTCCCGGGGCGCATCGAAACCATCTTTACTGCGATGCAAAATACCGCGCCGTCCCAGGGTGTTGACCGCACAGTGTTTGACTTTTTAGCACTGGAGCGTAATCCGGATGCTCCTGCCAGCGGGGAAGTTGCCGAAGCCGATTTGCCCGCCTTTGACTTTATGGATGTCAGCAACAGCGGTCATATCGATCTCGACAGTGCTGCCAAACATGCAGATCAAAGCCAGCGTATCGAAGTGGTTGGCATCTATCAGCCTTGA
- a CDS encoding DUF2987 domain-containing protein, producing the protein MSKKLLFSALLLLSPSLMASQVSLNYADFYARMKVMNKGNYQLIDLAFTVPETQNCQVKAGSISTETERFPLTFDAGQRLFIPFDEKLKNARALINLEIAGEGQGCGIGMQLRVRNPKQEYSGDELRNISSQMNEALKQMQGFPMKYFAKPISGLSIEFSGSENGAWFDGRHQALDKRYELSNEEIALLETLKFDATPKVISPWVAPGK; encoded by the coding sequence ATGTCGAAAAAACTGCTGTTTAGTGCACTCTTGTTGCTGTCACCCTCTTTGATGGCGAGCCAGGTATCTTTGAACTACGCCGACTTTTACGCGCGGATGAAAGTGATGAATAAGGGGAATTATCAGCTCATAGATCTGGCGTTTACAGTGCCTGAAACCCAGAACTGTCAGGTGAAAGCCGGCAGTATCAGTACAGAGACTGAGCGCTTTCCGCTGACCTTCGATGCCGGCCAACGGCTATTCATTCCCTTTGATGAAAAACTCAAGAATGCCAGGGCCTTGATTAATCTTGAGATTGCAGGTGAAGGGCAAGGCTGTGGCATTGGGATGCAGCTCAGAGTGCGTAATCCCAAGCAAGAATACAGCGGCGACGAGCTGAGAAACATCAGCAGTCAAATGAATGAAGCGCTGAAGCAGATGCAAGGCTTTCCCATGAAGTACTTCGCCAAGCCTATCTCGGGTTTGAGCATAGAGTTTAGCGGCAGTGAAAATGGTGCTTGGTTCGATGGCCGCCATCAGGCGCTGGATAAGCGCTATGAACTCAGTAATGAGGAAATCGCGTTACTTGAGACGCTGAAGTTTGATGCTACACCCAAAGTGATCAGCCCTTGGGTCGCGCCAGGCAAATGA
- a CDS encoding GNAT family N-acetyltransferase: MIELKQAIATEIGQFVAMEQLQNTAGFIMPYPAEKHLAEMTKDTVHYLSIYQNELLAGFMILVEDKPKEIEFRRIVVAHKGQGLGQRAMQLMEEYCLNELNASRIWLDVFATNQVGRHIYQKLGYCEFDATEIDTTEVNGKRLLFMQKWL, translated from the coding sequence ATGATTGAATTAAAGCAGGCTATCGCGACTGAGATTGGCCAATTCGTGGCAATGGAACAGTTGCAAAATACGGCCGGCTTTATCATGCCTTATCCGGCGGAAAAGCATCTGGCTGAAATGACGAAAGACACTGTCCACTATCTTTCGATTTATCAAAATGAGTTACTCGCGGGTTTTATGATTTTGGTCGAGGATAAGCCGAAGGAGATAGAGTTCAGAAGAATTGTTGTCGCCCATAAGGGTCAAGGTTTAGGTCAAAGGGCGATGCAATTGATGGAAGAGTATTGCCTTAATGAGTTAAACGCTTCACGTATCTGGCTCGATGTATTTGCTACTAATCAGGTTGGCCGCCATATCTATCAAAAGCTGGGCTATTGTGAATTCGATGCTACTGAAATCGATACTACTGAGGTCAATGGCAAGCGTTTGCTGTTTATGCAAAAGTGGCTTTAG
- the etrA gene encoding electron transport transcriptional regulator EtrA: MTIDNNKHRRPAAGGCTIHCHDCSMGTLCIPFTLNTNELDQLDNIIERKKPIQKGEQLFKSGDPLKSLYAIRSGTIKSYTITEQGDEQITGFHLAGDVIGFDGIHAQSHQSFAQALETSMVCEIPFNTLDELSGTMPKLRQQIMRLMSNEIMSDQGMILLLSKKNAEERLAAFISNLAARFGSRGFSPREFRLTMTRGDIGNYLGLTVETISRLLGRFQKAGLIEVKGKYITILDLEELDRLAGAARIAR, encoded by the coding sequence ATGACAATAGACAATAACAAGCATCGTCGCCCTGCTGCCGGGGGCTGTACCATTCATTGTCATGATTGCAGCATGGGGACCTTATGTATTCCCTTTACGCTCAACACCAATGAGTTGGATCAGCTTGACAATATTATCGAGCGCAAGAAACCCATTCAGAAGGGTGAACAGTTGTTCAAGTCCGGAGATCCGCTGAAATCTCTGTATGCTATCCGCTCAGGAACGATTAAAAGCTATACCATCACAGAACAGGGCGATGAGCAGATCACCGGCTTCCACCTGGCCGGTGATGTCATAGGCTTTGACGGTATCCATGCCCAATCACACCAGAGTTTTGCCCAGGCCCTGGAAACCTCTATGGTGTGTGAAATCCCCTTCAATACTTTGGACGAACTCTCCGGCACCATGCCCAAACTCAGGCAGCAGATCATGCGCCTGATGAGTAATGAAATCATGAGTGACCAAGGGATGATCCTGCTGCTCAGCAAAAAGAATGCCGAAGAGCGCCTGGCGGCCTTCATCAGTAACCTGGCGGCCCGATTCGGTAGCCGCGGCTTCTCCCCCAGGGAATTTCGCCTCACCATGACCCGTGGTGATATAGGCAACTATCTTGGCCTGACGGTGGAAACTATCAGCCGTTTGCTGGGACGGTTCCAAAAGGCCGGACTGATTGAAGTAAAAGGAAAATATATCACTATACTGGATCTTGAAGAGCTCGACAGGCTGGCTGGAGCCGCCCGGATAGCAAGATAG
- the uspE gene encoding universal stress protein UspE, translating into MRDYQKLLVVVDPTSEKQPALARAVELATRSKAKITVFLSIFDFSYEMTSILSNQEREAMRQGVINQRKAWIADLLKPHQQAGLEMDSEVLWHNRPFESIINFAIQGEYDLIVKGTHEHDKLKAVIFTPTDWHLLRKAPVPVLLVKQHDWPVKGKILCAVNVASEDEEHQSLNGKIIEHAQELAAKFDAEVHLVNGYPGTPVNLAIELPDFDAHTYNETIRMQHEQRVNYLANSYGVDTAHCHVKEGLPEDVIPELAEQLDAELVVLGTVGRTGFSAALIGNTAEHVIDSVNCDLLAVKPDGYKSPLA; encoded by the coding sequence ATGAGGGATTATCAAAAGCTATTGGTCGTAGTCGACCCTACATCGGAAAAACAGCCTGCCCTTGCCCGCGCGGTGGAACTCGCCACTCGCAGCAAGGCCAAGATCACTGTCTTTCTGTCTATCTTTGATTTCTCCTATGAAATGACCTCTATTCTTTCCAATCAGGAACGTGAGGCCATGCGTCAGGGGGTTATCAATCAACGTAAAGCCTGGATTGCCGATCTGCTCAAGCCGCATCAGCAAGCCGGACTCGAGATGGACAGCGAAGTACTGTGGCATAACCGCCCCTTCGAGAGCATCATCAACTTTGCCATTCAGGGAGAGTACGACCTGATAGTCAAAGGCACCCATGAGCACGACAAACTCAAGGCTGTTATTTTCACCCCCACCGACTGGCACTTGTTGCGTAAGGCTCCAGTGCCTGTATTGCTGGTAAAACAGCATGACTGGCCGGTGAAAGGCAAAATTCTCTGCGCCGTCAACGTTGCCTCTGAAGATGAGGAGCATCAATCCCTGAACGGCAAGATCATTGAACATGCCCAGGAACTGGCGGCCAAGTTTGATGCCGAGGTGCACCTTGTCAACGGTTATCCCGGAACTCCGGTCAACCTGGCGATTGAATTGCCGGACTTTGATGCCCACACCTACAACGAAACCATTCGCATGCAGCATGAGCAGCGGGTCAATTATCTGGCCAACAGTTACGGGGTCGATACCGCCCACTGCCACGTGAAAGAAGGTTTACCTGAGGATGTTATCCCTGAGCTGGCGGAGCAACTGGACGCCGAGCTGGTCGTTCTCGGTACTGTGGGTCGTACCGGTTTCTCTGCCGCGCTTATCGGCAACACGGCAGAACATGTGATAGATTCGGTCAACTGCGATCTGCTGGCTGTAAAACCCGACGGTTATAAGTCGCCTCTGGCCTGA
- the nadA gene encoding quinolinate synthase NadA produces MSQVAPSIEHIQYPFPPKPVPLSEQEKSEYKARIKQLLKEQNAVLVAHYYTDPEIQALAEETGGCVSDSLEMARFGRDHPAKKLIVAGVKFMGETAKILSPEKTILMPTLEATCSLDVGCPIEQFSAFCDAHPDHTVVVYANTSAAVKARADWVVTSSIALEIVEHLDSEGKKIIWGPDRHLGSYIAKQTGAEMLMWQGECIVHDEFKARALRQLKAQHPNAAILVHPESPASVVEMADAVGSTSQLIKAAQTMDNDTFIVATDRGIFYKMQQAAPGKTLIEAPTGGEGATCRSCAHCPWMAMNGLKAIASALESQDNSQHEIFVDEELRQGALVPLTRMLDFAKTLNMQVKGNA; encoded by the coding sequence ATGAGTCAGGTAGCACCAAGCATAGAACACATTCAATATCCTTTCCCGCCAAAACCGGTTCCCTTGTCTGAACAGGAAAAAAGCGAATACAAAGCCAGGATCAAGCAGCTGCTCAAGGAGCAGAATGCTGTTCTGGTTGCCCATTACTATACAGATCCTGAAATTCAGGCACTGGCCGAGGAAACCGGTGGCTGCGTTTCCGACTCGTTGGAAATGGCGCGTTTTGGTCGCGATCATCCTGCCAAGAAGCTCATCGTTGCCGGGGTTAAGTTTATGGGGGAAACCGCCAAGATCCTTAGCCCGGAAAAAACCATTCTGATGCCGACTCTGGAAGCCACCTGTTCTCTGGATGTTGGCTGTCCTATTGAGCAGTTCAGTGCCTTCTGTGATGCGCACCCGGATCACACTGTTGTGGTCTATGCCAACACGTCGGCTGCGGTCAAAGCCCGGGCCGATTGGGTGGTGACTTCCAGCATAGCGCTGGAAATCGTTGAACACCTGGACAGTGAAGGCAAAAAAATCATCTGGGGGCCAGACCGTCACTTGGGCAGTTATATTGCCAAGCAAACCGGTGCCGAGATGTTGATGTGGCAGGGCGAGTGTATCGTTCACGATGAATTCAAGGCCAGGGCCTTGCGTCAATTAAAGGCGCAGCACCCGAACGCCGCGATTCTGGTTCACCCTGAATCTCCGGCGAGTGTGGTGGAAATGGCCGATGCGGTAGGTTCAACCAGCCAGTTGATCAAAGCCGCCCAGACCATGGACAATGATACCTTTATCGTGGCCACTGACAGAGGCATCTTCTACAAGATGCAACAGGCAGCACCGGGCAAGACCTTGATTGAAGCCCCAACCGGCGGTGAAGGCGCCACTTGCCGCAGCTGTGCTCACTGCCCCTGGATGGCAATGAATGGCCTCAAGGCGATAGCCAGTGCGCTGGAAAGTCAGGACAACAGCCAGCATGAGATCTTTGTCGATGAAGAGCTGCGTCAAGGGGCTCTGGTGCCTCTGACCCGGATGCTGGATTTTGCCAAGACCCTCAACATGCAAGTCAAAGGCAACGCCTGA
- a CDS encoding amino acid aminotransferase, giving the protein MIFSQITAAPADPILGLTEAFKADPRTDKVNLGVGIYKDEAGQTPVLKSVKLAEAKLLEEEKTKSYLGIEGVALYNQAVQQLLFGKDNAIIADGRAVTAQAPGGTGSLRVAAEFVLSNTDSKTIWISNPTWANHKNIFETAGLEIKEYSYYQAETHDLDFDAMMTDLQQASEGDLVLLHGCCHNPTGIDLNINQWQQVAKLCAEKGLVPLFDFAYQGFGTGIEEDAQGLRAVAALVPELLVANSFSKNFGLYNERIGAVTLVAKDSESAARAFSQVKRTIRANYSNPPAHGAMIVSTILNDGELNSLWQQELTEMRQRIASMRTLFVESLKAEGVDRDFSFISRQNGMFSFSGLNKEQVARLKDEFGVYIVGSGRISVAGMTKTNMPVICKAIAKVL; this is encoded by the coding sequence ATGATTTTTTCTCAGATTACCGCCGCGCCGGCCGATCCCATTCTTGGTTTAACCGAGGCTTTTAAAGCCGATCCCCGCACGGATAAAGTCAACCTGGGTGTTGGCATCTATAAGGATGAGGCTGGCCAGACCCCGGTACTCAAGTCGGTCAAGTTGGCAGAGGCCAAGTTGCTCGAAGAGGAAAAGACCAAGAGCTATCTCGGTATTGAAGGGGTTGCCCTGTATAACCAGGCGGTTCAACAACTGCTATTCGGTAAAGACAACGCCATAATCGCCGATGGCCGGGCAGTAACGGCTCAGGCACCGGGTGGTACCGGCTCACTGCGGGTCGCTGCCGAGTTTGTCCTGAGCAACACAGACAGCAAAACCATTTGGATCAGCAACCCAACCTGGGCCAATCATAAGAACATCTTCGAAACCGCCGGGCTTGAGATCAAAGAGTACAGCTATTATCAGGCAGAAACCCATGATCTCGACTTCGATGCCATGATGACAGATCTGCAACAGGCGAGTGAGGGTGATCTTGTGCTGCTGCACGGCTGCTGCCACAACCCGACCGGTATCGATCTGAATATCAATCAATGGCAGCAAGTTGCCAAACTGTGTGCAGAAAAGGGCTTGGTTCCCCTGTTTGACTTTGCCTATCAGGGCTTTGGCACTGGAATTGAAGAAGATGCCCAAGGGCTCAGAGCCGTTGCCGCCTTGGTGCCGGAGCTGCTGGTTGCCAACTCTTTCTCGAAAAACTTCGGGCTCTATAATGAGCGTATCGGCGCCGTGACTCTGGTGGCCAAAGACAGTGAATCAGCTGCCAGGGCTTTCAGTCAGGTTAAGCGTACCATTCGCGCCAACTACTCAAACCCGCCGGCTCATGGTGCCATGATTGTCAGCACTATTCTCAACGACGGTGAACTAAATTCCCTGTGGCAGCAAGAGCTGACTGAAATGCGCCAGCGCATAGCCAGCATGAGAACCCTGTTCGTTGAGAGCCTCAAGGCCGAAGGCGTCGATCGCGACTTCAGCTTCATATCTCGTCAAAACGGTATGTTCAGCTTCTCGGGCCTCAACAAGGAACAAGTTGCCAGGCTTAAAGATGAGTTCGGCGTCTACATTGTTGGCTCCGGCCGTATCAGTGTTGCCGGGATGACCAAGACCAATATGCCGGTTATCTGCAAGGCGATAGCCAAGGTGCTCTAA
- a CDS encoding methyl-accepting chemotaxis protein, translating to MKWQWIENLPLKHKFLLVILPPFIAATLFGILLFSDRLSLANGLEEVLDLSELAVVNSALVHELQKERGMSAGYLGSKGKSFADKLPGQRQLTDNQLQQFNDFLNNHQLPTDFAADLTEARNSIARLREIRSQVDRQGISVAEEVAFYTQLNKLLLSIVDLSVQKGGDQQIAMQAAAFSAFLQMKERAGIERAVLSSTFGQSEFKPGVYRKFITLVSEQDAYQERFVALADETALKNLQVLQAQAAVAEVARLRELAFGQKAEELKSQSPETWFAQSTARIDLLHKFEQQLSDKLLAETLSKQQSAANQTWLLLGIMVIGLIIVSLVSSIILKYLHGSLRELHQGVTRARAHYDLSVRLPHTGKDEFGELAESFNSMMTDFEQVILRVRSSSKTLLGVVQQMEQHSTQMQADVSVGYSETEQVASAMTEMSSTVQEIASNAVRASEASNQASTEAREGSLEVGRTASAINELAEEISYAADAISKLDKDIHGIVSVLEVISGIAEQTNLLALNAAIEAARAGEMGRGFAVVADEVRNLAQRAQSSTEDIRNMTVRLKQGAEVAVAAITKGKTQAGTSVDEANRAGEELRRIVEHVEVIDSMNEQIAAATHEQSAVSEEVNRNAMKISDIYRNTQDIANELGKLNELLIKDANKMSDEVSKFRLNEH from the coding sequence ATGAAATGGCAATGGATTGAAAATCTTCCTCTGAAACACAAATTTCTCTTGGTTATCCTGCCGCCTTTCATTGCGGCAACCCTGTTTGGTATTTTGTTGTTCAGCGATCGGCTGTCGCTTGCCAATGGCCTGGAAGAAGTGCTGGATCTCAGTGAACTGGCGGTGGTTAACTCGGCGCTGGTGCATGAGCTGCAAAAAGAGCGCGGCATGAGCGCCGGTTATCTCGGCTCCAAGGGCAAGAGCTTTGCCGACAAACTACCGGGCCAGCGGCAACTCACAGATAATCAACTCCAACAATTCAATGATTTCTTGAATAATCATCAGCTTCCCACCGATTTTGCCGCTGATTTAACCGAGGCAAGGAACAGCATTGCCCGCTTGAGAGAAATTCGCAGCCAGGTTGATAGGCAAGGGATAAGCGTTGCCGAAGAAGTGGCGTTTTACACACAGCTGAATAAATTACTGTTGTCGATTGTCGATCTCAGTGTACAGAAGGGCGGCGATCAACAAATTGCCATGCAAGCTGCAGCATTCTCGGCCTTTTTGCAGATGAAGGAACGCGCCGGTATCGAGCGGGCCGTACTGAGTTCAACCTTCGGCCAAAGTGAGTTCAAACCTGGTGTCTATCGCAAATTTATCACTCTGGTTTCCGAGCAGGACGCTTATCAGGAAAGGTTTGTGGCCTTGGCTGATGAAACCGCACTCAAGAATTTACAGGTATTGCAAGCCCAAGCCGCAGTGGCTGAAGTGGCTCGCTTGAGGGAATTGGCCTTTGGTCAGAAAGCCGAAGAGCTCAAGTCTCAATCTCCCGAAACCTGGTTTGCCCAATCCACTGCCCGTATCGATCTTCTGCATAAGTTTGAGCAGCAGCTGTCAGACAAACTGCTGGCAGAGACTCTGAGTAAACAGCAAAGCGCAGCCAATCAGACCTGGCTTCTACTTGGGATCATGGTGATAGGTCTGATCATTGTCAGTCTGGTCTCCAGCATCATACTCAAGTATCTGCACGGCAGCTTGAGGGAGTTACATCAGGGCGTAACCCGAGCCAGGGCTCACTATGACTTAAGCGTGCGTTTGCCCCATACGGGCAAAGATGAATTTGGCGAGCTGGCCGAGTCTTTCAACAGTATGATGACTGACTTTGAACAGGTAATACTGCGCGTCCGCTCCAGCAGCAAGACCCTGCTTGGAGTGGTGCAACAGATGGAACAACACTCGACCCAGATGCAGGCCGATGTATCTGTTGGCTACAGTGAGACAGAACAAGTGGCTTCGGCGATGACAGAAATGAGCTCAACCGTACAGGAAATTGCCTCCAATGCGGTACGGGCCTCGGAAGCTTCCAATCAAGCCAGCACTGAGGCCAGGGAAGGGAGCCTGGAAGTGGGGCGCACGGCATCGGCCATCAATGAACTGGCTGAAGAGATCAGTTATGCCGCCGATGCAATATCCAAACTGGATAAAGATATTCACGGCATTGTCAGTGTACTGGAGGTCATCAGTGGCATAGCCGAGCAGACTAATCTCCTGGCTCTGAATGCCGCTATCGAAGCCGCCCGGGCCGGCGAAATGGGCCGCGGCTTTGCCGTGGTGGCCGATGAGGTGCGCAATCTGGCGCAGCGGGCACAATCTTCCACCGAAGATATTCGTAATATGACAGTAAGGCTCAAACAGGGCGCCGAAGTGGCGGTAGCCGCCATCACCAAAGGCAAGACGCAGGCGGGTACCAGTGTCGATGAGGCCAATCGCGCCGGTGAGGAACTAAGACGCATAGTTGAGCACGTGGAGGTTATCGATAGCATGAATGAACAGATAGCTGCCGCGACCCATGAGCAATCGGCCGTATCAGAAGAGGTGAATCGCAACGCTATGAAGATTAGCGATATTTACCGTAATACTCAGGATATCGCCAATGAGCTTGGCAAACTCAATGAGCTGTTGATTAAAGACGCCAACAAGATGAGCGATGAAGTGAGTAAATTCCGCCTCAATGAACATTGA